Proteins from a single region of Pseudomonas quebecensis:
- a CDS encoding oxygenase MpaB family protein yields the protein MEFIRSRIETQLMSLTGLSLGQLDLENPKGDPGLFGPDSVSWQVHGDFSSMLIGGISALMLQALHPLALAGVWDHSNFRQDMLGRLRRTSQFISGTTFGSRKDAEWLIEKVRTIHLQVVGHAPDGRPYAASDPALLTWVHVAEVSNFLAAHLRYRNPHLSGADQDRYYSEIALVAERLGAQDVPRSRQQMSEYLQRIRPQLLCDERSREVLHLLLNAPAPSPLARPLGALMMQAGIDLLPDWASALLDQHQSPLQRRMIRAGVKRSAPLLRWAMRNGSVQRAHRRMGLL from the coding sequence ATGGAATTTATCCGCAGCCGTATCGAAACCCAGTTGATGAGTCTGACGGGCCTGTCTCTAGGCCAATTGGACCTGGAAAACCCCAAGGGCGATCCGGGCCTATTCGGGCCAGACTCCGTCAGCTGGCAAGTGCATGGCGACTTCAGCAGCATGCTGATCGGCGGGATCAGCGCGTTGATGCTGCAAGCCTTGCACCCACTGGCTCTCGCCGGGGTGTGGGACCATTCGAACTTCCGTCAGGACATGCTCGGACGTCTGCGCCGTACTTCGCAGTTCATTTCCGGCACTACCTTCGGCTCACGCAAGGATGCCGAGTGGCTGATCGAAAAAGTGCGCACCATCCACCTGCAAGTGGTCGGCCATGCGCCGGACGGGCGCCCTTACGCGGCGAGCGATCCGGCACTGCTGACCTGGGTGCATGTGGCGGAAGTGAGCAACTTTCTCGCCGCCCATCTGCGCTACCGCAACCCGCATCTTTCGGGCGCCGATCAGGACCGTTACTACAGCGAAATCGCACTGGTTGCCGAACGCCTGGGCGCGCAGGACGTACCGCGTTCCAGGCAGCAAATGTCCGAGTATCTGCAGCGAATCCGCCCACAGCTGCTGTGCGACGAGCGCAGCCGGGAGGTGCTGCACCTTCTGCTCAATGCGCCTGCGCCAAGCCCACTGGCCAGACCGCTGGGCGCCTTGATGATGCAGGCCGGCATCGACCTGCTGCCGGACTGGGCCAGCGCCTTGCTCGACCAGCATCAGAGCCCGCTGCAACGGCGGATGATCCGCGCCGGGGTCAAGCGCAGTGCACCGTTGCTGCGCTGGGCGATGCGCAACGGCTCGGTGCAACGTGCCCATCGCCGGATGGGGTTGCTGTAG
- a CDS encoding class I SAM-dependent rRNA methyltransferase produces MSSLNQALRAALDHRQALINELHAQGTDCYRLFHGSQEGVGGLTIDRYGPQLLVQSFHQSLPTTELLDLHRQINQHMGLELLLVYNDRSRGNSRIDREDTVYRAEPAALEDLVGHEWGLKYRVRGRHAGQDPLLFLDLRNTRGWVKEQAAGKRVLNLFAYTCGVGLSAAAGGASEVCNLDFAEGNLAVGRENGQLNPQLPPMHFVQSDYFPAIRQLAGLPITQRRGHKLPSYPRLEQRQYDLVVLDPPAWAKSAFGTVDLLRDYQSLLKPALLATADNGVLICCNNLAKVSMDDWREQVLRCAEKAGRPVRDWKVMAPGADFPSQDHQPPLKTLILQL; encoded by the coding sequence ATGTCTTCATTGAATCAGGCGCTGCGCGCCGCCCTCGATCACCGCCAGGCGCTGATCAACGAACTGCATGCTCAAGGCACCGACTGCTATCGACTGTTTCACGGTAGCCAAGAAGGCGTGGGCGGCTTGACCATTGATCGCTACGGCCCGCAATTGCTGGTGCAGAGTTTTCATCAATCGCTGCCAACCACCGAGCTGCTGGACCTGCATCGACAGATTAATCAGCACATGGGCCTGGAATTGCTGCTGGTGTACAACGACCGCTCTCGCGGCAACTCGCGGATCGATCGCGAAGACACGGTATACCGCGCCGAACCCGCCGCGCTGGAAGATCTGGTGGGCCATGAATGGGGTCTCAAGTACCGCGTGCGTGGTCGGCATGCCGGCCAGGACCCGCTGCTGTTTCTCGATCTGCGCAACACTCGCGGCTGGGTCAAGGAACAGGCTGCCGGCAAGCGCGTGCTGAACCTGTTCGCCTATACCTGCGGCGTGGGCCTGAGCGCCGCCGCCGGTGGCGCGAGCGAAGTGTGCAACCTGGACTTCGCCGAGGGCAACCTGGCGGTCGGACGCGAAAACGGCCAGCTCAACCCTCAACTACCGCCCATGCATTTCGTGCAGTCGGATTACTTCCCGGCGATCCGCCAATTGGCCGGCCTGCCGATCACCCAGCGGCGCGGGCATAAACTGCCGAGCTATCCACGCCTGGAACAGCGCCAGTACGACCTGGTCGTGCTCGACCCACCCGCGTGGGCCAAGAGCGCCTTCGGCACCGTCGACCTGCTTCGCGACTATCAGAGCCTACTCAAGCCCGCTCTGCTTGCGACGGCCGACAACGGCGTGCTGATCTGCTGCAATAACCTGGCAAAGGTCAGCATGGACGACTGGCGTGAACAGGTGCTGCGCTGCGCGGAAAAAGCCGGACGCCCGGTACGTGATTGGAAAGTGATGGCTCCGGGCGCGGATTTCCCTTCCCAGGATCACCAGCCGCCCCTGAAAACGCTGATCCTGCAGCTGTAA